TAGAATTTCTCTAGTTAGAATCAACTTGCTTATGAATTCATTCTATCTAACTTATGTTCTCAAAGCAAAGCTGAAGAGAAAATCAATGTAGGCTACGAATACACTCACGTGCTGAGAAAATACTCTTGACAACAAATTATCATACCCTCTTCTGGGGGCGTGAGGGACGGGTGAATTTAACTAAGATTCCTGACCTGTCAGACGGACATTCCTCTCACGCATGATAACGAGCTAACTCACTTGTAAGAACTGTAAGACCAGTAGGAAGCCACTTGACCAACAACCAAGAACATTTTGGAAGAAGTTAACTGTTACCGGCAAATTTCATTTTTAACATGTAAAATGACTCCGGTGGAGTGAATTCAATCGCGCGCAATGACTGTTACATGGAGTTTATTCACAATTCTGAGTTTGATAGGTTATACGGAATCAAAGTGCTCTCCGACATCTTACTACAAAAATTGTTGGATTAGACGATTTCCTGGCCTTTATATTGATGTTGAAGAGTCTCAAAGAAGAGGTGCCCAACTTCTCAATTTTTACCAAGAGGAGACTGCGCTGAAATGCAGCAGAACATGTTGCCTCACGCGAAACTGTAAGTTGTCCTCACATTATAGCCTAAACAGCGTGTAGCCTAAAGTTTGGAGATGTTATCATGACGAATTGTAGCTACTCAATTTATAGCCAGTGAAACGTAAATTACAGCATGTTAAAATTACACACAGGTTACAACTATTATTTGAATTAGGCTACGTAGAGTTAATTAAATTAGTATATAACTGTGTCAACATATAACTCGCATGTGTTGTAAAAGAATACGTCGGGTCTCTCCCTCAGAATATTTACCCATATTTTCTCTTGCATATGCCAGTTTCCTGTAACCTGGCCGTGTTCCATTACAATACATCTCAAGAGACAGTCAACTGTTTCCATCTCCACTGCCCCTCATTAGAAAGCTGCATCCTTCGACAGAGGCGCAATGCCATTTTATACAATGTCACAAAAGGTGAGCTATACTACAGTATGCAGGGGGGGAAATCCCACTTTAGTTTTGTTTATTGCTAATATAAGTGATTGCTGAAGTATGAATTCTTCATTTCAATAGGCTTTTTCcagtattgtagcagagtaTGTTCTTTGCTTTTTCTTACATGCATTATTCAGTGTGATGTCACTGTGTTGTGTATAAAAACATGAGAAACTGGCACCTGACCAAGTCTTTATCGCAGGTGTGGATCCTGACCTCTTGGTATTTGGCAAATCCTTCACCACAAACCTACTTCTGTGGCCACACATGGCCTCCTCCAGACTTAATGCCTCAGAGCCACTGGCCTCAGACAAGCGCCAGTTCAACCGCCCACCCATCCAGCCTCCAACCCCTGTACCAGCTAAAGAGCAAACAACCTTTCCACAGAGCTCGGCAAAGGTCTCTACCGCCTCGACAAGACATACACAACCCACAGAGGAGGCACTCAATGCCTCCATTGCTCCCACAGCCCTGACCAATGGGAAGACCCAGCCCTCCAGCTCAACTTCTTCCCAAGGATTAACTTCAGGGCCACATAAACTAACCACACCATGGCAAAACACCAAACTAACATCTCAATATGAAACACCAGTTTCACAGAACATAATAGCATCTCTCCATCAAATCACCCCATTACCGACACAGCAAACACCAGCTTCCCTGCATGCAAACCCATTGCGGCAACACACAACTCCTCCTACCCATCATGCGACTTCTGAACCACCTACAACCAAATCAACACTATTCACAGAGGCTAGAAACCCTACGACGATGGCTGCTCCTGTCAACATTGATGGTGGCCAGCTGTACCCCAATGACACTAAAGGCTACGTCAGTCGGAACCACACATCTGGAGAGGTTCCGGAACCTGGGGACCTGTCACCGGTGTGGCACCTGGCAGCAAACACACTGCTGATAGCCGCGGCAACCTGTTCGGCTGTGCTGGTGGGTTGCTGCTGcagtgtggtggtggttgtgagCTGGAGGGGtcggaggaggaagaagggccGCTACAGGACATCCTTGAGAGGAAAGAAGAGCTCAATGCGCCTAGTCAAGTACGTTATCGTCCGGGAGAGCTTGTGAGACACAAATAGCATGTACATAATGAGCTGCTACTACCAATGACTTGAAATGCCCACTCTGCCTGAGTATTCTCTAAAGATccttcagatagatagatactttattgatccccaggggaaattcaaggtcacagtagcatacagacaacacacacacacacacattcactaacagcaaaACTTCACTTCAGcgtctctccccacccctctgtTGAGACTGTTGTTCTAAACTTTCCTCTCAGAGGATTAAAGGGTGAATTGGGTATAGGGTGTGCGTGTTGACAATCTTCAGCACCATATACTGACTATTCCAAAACAATCTGATACCAGCATCACAAGAAAAGCAATGGAACTTTTCAGGATTTGCCTAAAAGAAATAACCAACATTGTTAATCTGTAAGCGCCCCTACGGATCAGTTCAAGCACTCTGCACAGTATTCCTAAAAATGATGGTGACTTTCAACAGTCTCATGTTGTAGTAGATGTTGGCTTTCATATGTTTCTTTTAGTAACAGATCGTACAGACTCATGTAATTCAATGAATGTTTTTTCAGATCACAAACCTGCAATAAATCTTCTCTTTCTAAACAAATTAAATCTTGTTAGTTCCAAATAAAATTGATTTTGCATGGCTAGTTCAAGCTGTGAGAAAACAATTCCAATTCCTCAAGGTGGGGAGGCatcattcaatgagttaatggtTTTCAGGCAGCCACTTGTCAGCAGCCCTCTTTTGAGTGAAGTCATTTACAGGCAGAGAGATGATTCGATCTCATCTTGGCTGACCCATGCGGTGATGCAGCGGAGTGAGATCAAGCTGGAGAGGGCAGGCTTGATGGAgcgtggtctgtgtgtgtgtgctccaagCACTCAGATGGGGCCCTCCAAGCAAGACAAGGCACTGTTACAAAACCCAGGTGTATTCACAAAGCAGTGCCAGAATGCCAAGAGGAACTGGGAAGAGTGGGAGTGGTGGTTACGCTAAGAACGGGCCAAGATCCTCTCACGCTAACTTTGAGAGCAAAGTGCCGGAAACCTCGTCATTGGGCATCAAATTTCTCCACTCCCAGAATTACATGGACCAGAACAGAAAATTTGAGTCGCCTTGTATTCTTCACCAGACATCACTGAAAGCATCCTTTCAGCAGGGTGTTGGTCAGGTGAAACATGAAAGGACCTCTGTTCAATACAGCAAGAGAGTGGCTACCAGATAGAACAAGCAGTGTACATAGCATACTTATGACAATGTTGAATGAATGGATCATGACCATTCAGACCACTGGCTTAGTATCAAGAgcagaaaaaaacacttaatCACAATAAGGTTTCACAGAAATTTATTTCAAATACACATTTCAGTATGAGGGATTTGTATACACTTTGAATACTTCTGGCACCCCTTTCCCACAGTCAGTCCAAACCAAAATGACAAGGTTTTTCTAACGGGTCTAATGGGAATGGTGACTACAACCACTTAGTCACTACCATGAGGCAGTTCCAGCCCAAAGCGTTTTACAGTAACCCAGTCTGTTTTTGTCTGTACTGCTCATTGGAGCGCTCGTCGGTTAGACGTTCAAAAGCTTCTTCACAGCCTCCCGGTACTGCAGCATGGTCTCCTCGGTCTCACCCTCATTCTTCAGACGTGTGACCGAGTCCCGATACTCCTGCACCTCGGGCCGGCCGAGCAGCTCCTCACGCACAGTGCTGGGGTCCTCCTCGTCCTCGGAGGGGGCTCGCATACGCTGTAGCATGTCCAGAACGTTCTTCTGGGAGGGGCTGCCCTCCCAGTGGTACTCCTCCATGTCCTCGCGGGTTTTCTCGGCTTCCCATGCCTCCGTTTTCTAGATAGGTAAAGAGCAAAGACAACATATCCAATGAACACTGCACCATCTTCACGCTTATAAAATAAATGGGACTATGCTTTAAAAAGCAAAATGCAATAGTAAGTATGCAGAGTGTACAAGAACTTTTTAGATGTCATACAATCTATTCATGCACAAAAAATGTGCATTcttctaaaaaataaatatgataTAAGGGTAATAAAAACAATTCTGAATGACTACTGAAAGTTTATATCATTATATCAAAAAAAGGAAGAGGTCTGAAGGCCTTTTTAGGTTGACGCCAATCAGGCACTCTGCTCAGGGCGAAGGTGAGGCCATGCGATATGAAGAGTGTTAGGGCACACTTCCGCACTAGCGCTTCAACTCTCAGAAGAGCGCCTCTCACAGTGATAGTGTTTCGCTATATGTGGGGCTCTCTCCACAGCTTGCTCCAGGCCGCGGCACACATTCTCCGCTGGACAAAAGCGCCCATTGTGCATGGCCTGCCTAGTGCTGGCCCGTCATACATGGCCTGCCGGCGCAGAGCCTTCTCCACAGCCCAGGTGTTTAGCTTTAATGAGGATCATTACATCTATAGGGTTCCTCAGAGCCAGACTGACCCCACGACCTCCGGAGATAATCCTTCcgttcttctcttctcttattCCGTATAACCTCGGGGCCACAGTCAGAAATTGATGGCCTTCAGTCGTATGAAGGCAGACAGGTGCGATTTGGGCAATTCTCTGCAATCCAATTAGAACTGTGCCGACCCATTGACAACAGCCAATTCTGCCTCCAGTGACTGGCAATTTGGAGGACTCTGAATCAATTCAAAGTGATTgccatttaacatttaaagctGAGGGAATAATTGCGGACTTCAGTGGAGTGAAGTGGCCCTTAATGAGGGGGACACTGGCGAGTGGAGGCCAGTGCTGATGGAGAAATAGCTGCTCCCGGAGCTCTTCTCCCTGTTGGTTTGAGCGGCGGCGCAAGATTAGCACACCGCTGTGTTAGCCATCGGAGACGCTTTCAAGCCGGCCCAGAGATAGAATCGCCCGAACATCCTGCAAACAATCGGCCCCTTTGTGCGCTCGCCTTCCCCACAACCAACACACTGTCACTCTACCTGCACCCATCAACCCACAGGCAACACTGTGCTGGCCTTTGTGCGTACAAAAGGCCATCGGACAATGATCCACTTCCTGGCTGAGGTGCCcttttttcctattttttccctttcttttttggcagaaaacaaaacacattccCAACACTTTCGTGGCAAAGAGAGGGTCTGCACAACAGGCGGTCATTAATGCCCATCGGAGGTGAACGCTCATTCACACAGCAGGTCACCTGTTACCCTAATTGATCTTCTCACAAGCACTCTAGGATTAGCAGGCCCTCATCACGGCCTTTGGTGGCGGGATTCCGTTTCCTGTTTTCATCAGAAAAGGTCAGCAGCACAAAGCCCTTGATCTGCGATCCCGCATCTTAAGTCATGTAAATACATCCAAATGTCAGGGTTCCTACAGAGGCACCAGAGCACTGTGCAGTAATCACTGCTTGACATTAATTAGCATTTAAGAGTCGCCCTCTACTCTTTGTGAATCAGAAGGGACCCAATGATAAAACTGCCTTGCTTAAATTACAAACACCTCAGACTGTGTTGGCTGAATTATTTAATGCCTATTTGGTTACTGTCTGGGTGAATGGAATAATTGCAGCAAACACTATAGCTCCTCTGACAACACGTTACTGAGGTGCTTATGCTGCCTTGGCTCACAAATCACCCCCTTCACTCTCGCAGTAGACTTTCCATTCTCAAGTTGCGTGAAGAGTGCGATCGGAATGGCTCACATTAGGAGGCATCAGTCAGATTTGTCTATGGCTCCAGTATCAGTCAATGACTATGTGAGTGGTGACTGCCCTGTCTATCAGAGGCTGCTCTGCAGGAGGGAAATATAGCAGCATATAACAGGGTATATACAGAAATCCTGAAGTGAAATTCAATACCTTTTAATACCTTTTTAAATACCTTCTCAAAGAAATTTAAAACCTCAAGAACACAGTGATGTTTCATTGGAGAAACTTTTTTAGCCACATTTGAAGCAGTTATTTTAATATATTGATCAGGGGGTATGAAATAAATTGAATTTCAGTTCATAGCCATCTGATCCTATACAATTGGATTCAATCCTATTTGCATAGATTTGGAATAATTGCACTTAAACTCTCACAGATTCTATTGTAGTTTCTGCAAgttcaatatggattataggtcgaAAGTTGAATGAACGTGTACTTTCGATTTCCGACTCAAAAACATAACAATTTCAAGATGACTTTGCGTGTTGTGCCTTAATGTGCAAGTGAAAGTTATTGGACTACTTCGCCCGTGATATTAGGCTAGCCTAATGATCAAGTGAAGATTTTGTGGTGGGGCTCACAGTCTAGGAGCGGCGATTTGGATAGGCTattcattgtttaaaaaataggtACAAAATTGAATACCTTGTAAAATCACGATTATTACATTTTAATGGGTTTTATTTTTACTAGGATGATTTGGAAAGATGGTGGACTGACCCGGAATGTTTACTTATTTTTCGGCCTCATGCACTCCATTTCTTCTCATTCCCCTAGAGGGTCAAGAGGTGAGAACGGCTGGCATGGAAAAGGCAAGCTTGCCTCAGCAGCGTCCCCAGTTAAACTTTCATGGGAGTGGGGCCACAAAGGACCTGAACAGGGGACCTGCTGAAATATTCATGCCTGCACTGAAAGGCAGAAGAAAGGGCTTTCTGTGTGCGTACATATAAAGCGTTTAATGTATATCCAACTATACCACCAACATAGACTGGGCCATCTCAAGTGTCAGTGCTTCATCGAGACATTCTGAATCCAATggtgcagtcaaatgctctaatgttatattttatattgtttgtTCAGAGGTTTATTAAAACTACTAAGACCTCAGGATGCACATAATGTGGTCTCTACAATGGTGTAAACTTATGTTGTCATTTGACAAGTTTGACAGAACTTGAGAGGCATGAGAGAGTTGAACACTTACCCAAGACTCATGATAGAGCACGGTCAGGAGGTACATGGCATAATCATAGTTCTGCTGTCGTAAAGGGCAactgagaagaggaagaagttTCGCTTAATATTATGTTACTGTGTAGCACAAGTATGAGAGTGGTTTTTATATCATATTAATGAATGCCTACCAG
This DNA window, taken from Alosa sapidissima isolate fAloSap1 chromosome 11, fAloSap1.pri, whole genome shotgun sequence, encodes the following:
- the LOC121724636 gene encoding MANSC domain-containing protein 4-like; this translates as MTVTWSLFTILSLIGYTESKCSPTSYYKNCWIRRFPGLYIDVEESQRRGAQLLNFYQEETALKCSRTCCLTRNFSCNLAVFHYNTSQETVNCFHLHCPSLESCILRQRRNAILYNVTKGVDPDLLVFGKSFTTNLLLWPHMASSRLNASEPLASDKRQFNRPPIQPPTPVPAKEQTTFPQSSAKVSTASTRHTQPTEEALNASIAPTALTNGKTQPSSSTSSQGLTSGPHKLTTPWQNTKLTSQYETPVSQNIIASLHQITPLPTQQTPASLHANPLRQHTTPPTHHATSEPPTTKSTLFTEARNPTTMAAPVNIDGGQLYPNDTKGYVSRNHTSGEVPEPGDLSPVWHLAANTLLIAAATCSAVLVGCCCSVVVVVSWRGRRRKKGRYRTSLRGKKSSMRLVKYVIVRESL